The genomic DNA CATCGATCCTATTCAGTCAAGATGTGCAATATTCAGATTCGCACCTATAAAAGGCGAAGAAATAGCTGAAAGATTGAAATTCATCTGCGAAAGCGAAGGTTTCGAATATGATGAAAAAGGTATTGAAACTATTGTTTATTTTGCTGAAGGAGATATGAGGAAATCAGTTAATGTCTTACAGGCGGCAACTTCAGAAGGTGAAGTAGTTAGCGAAGAATCAGTTTATGAAGTAGTTTCAAAAGCAAAACCTCAGGAAATTTCCAATATGATTAATAAGGCTCTTGTAGGTGACTTTTTAGCGGCCAGAACATTGTTAAGAGAAACTATGGTTTTACAGGGTACCAGCGGAGAGGACATGGTTACTCAAATTTATCAGGAAGTCTCCAAAAGAGTTGTTGAAGGCAAAATGGAACCTGACTTTTACATACAATTAATAGAATCAATCGCAGACTGTGACTTTAGAATAAGAGAAGGAGCAAACCCAAGAATACAGCTTGAAGCTCTCCTAACCAAATTCATTTAAGGTATAGAAATGTTATGGACTGACAAATACCGACCGCAAACCTTGGATGAAGTGGTAGGTAATAATAAAGAGAAAAAAATAATCCTAGATTGGGTTGGAAACTGGAAAAACGGCAATCCTCAAAAGCCCCTTCTTTTAGTTGGACCACCGGGAATTGGAAAAACAACACTTGCACTTGTAATCGCTAAGGAGTTTTCAGAACATATTGAACTTAATGCAAGTGATAAACGTTCACAGGATGCTATCAAAAGTACCATTGGAGAGTCATCCTCATCAAGATCCCTGTTCGGAGACGAATACAAACTGATTATAATGGACGAAGTGGACGGTATTCACGGAACCAATGACCGTGGAGGAGTAAGGGCCATTGGAGAAATTATTAAAAATTCCAAACATCCAATGATACTGATGGCTAATGACTTCTATTCAAAACGTTTGCAATCCATTAAACCGAAATGTACTGTTATCAAAATGCCTAAAATCAGAAGTCCAAGTATCAGAAAGGCATTAAAGGAAATCGCAGAAAAAGAAGAAATTAAAGCTAATCCAAAAGCACTTGACCTGATTGCTAAAAAATCAAATGGTGACATGCGTTCTGCAATAAATACCCTCCAGGCTTTAGCTGACAAGGACATTGTGCTGGAGCCAAAAGATGTTGAAAATCTGCGTACCAAAGACGACAGATCAGACATATTCAATGCAATAACAGGCGTTTTAAAAAGTAAAAATCCTGTGCATGTAAGGGAAGCTTTAAGGGTTGACGAAGACCCTACACTGGTTATGGAATATATTGCGGAAAACATTCCGAGAGAATACACCAACAAAAATGAAATCAAAAAGGCATATGAAAACATAGCTAAAGCTGATTTATATTTCGGAAGAGCAAGAAGCAGCAGGAATTACGGTTACTGGAGATATGCAAGTGACTTTATGGGAATTGGAGTAAGTTCTTCCAAAAAAGAAACCTATAAAAAATTCTCCAAAATACAAACCCCTACAATTTTCACATTAATGGGACGTAACAGAGGCAAAAGAAACTTAAGGGATGGAATTGCAGAAAAGATGTTTGAAAAAATGCACATTTCACATGCTGTTGCAATTTCAATGTTTCCATACCTTGAAATCATGTTCCAGAATGACGAACTTGCATGGGAAATTTCTGACTTTTTAGAATTGGAAGAAAACGAAATAAAAAGATTCAGGAAAAAGAAAATCCCTAAAAAAGTCATAACCAAAATGGAAAAACAAAAAGCTCAAATGAGAGTTGAAGAGAGGGACAAGAGGTTTGAAGAGCTTCAAAATCAAATGATGGCCATGCCTGAAGAGATTGTTGAAGAGACTCAAGAAGAAGCGCTTCCATTTGAAATAGATGGAATCAGCGAAGAACATGCTGTTGAAGAAGCTCCTGTTGAGGAAGAACCAAAAGAAGAAGTTATTGAAGAACCTAAAAAAGAAGATAAAGAAGAAAAATCTAAAAAGAAAACTGATAAACAGGTGTCTCTTTTTAGTTTTTAATTTTTATTTTTTAATTTAATTTCAATGAACTCGGATGCGCTAACCACATTCTCACGGAACTGGGGAGCAACATCCTCTAAAAATTCCGAAAATGAATTGGCCAAATCATTATCATTTTCTTTTTCAATTAATTCCTGACCATCCATTTCTAAAAATGAATTAATCCATTCCAGTGAAACATTAGCTAAAGGATATATTTCATTTTCATCATTGACTAGATTTAAGCCTTCACCGTTGAAAATTCCTTCAAAGATTGAATTAACTTTATCATCCAAGATTAACGGATTGACTTTTAAATCGTAATCTCCTTCATAAACCAGTTTAACACCATATTTTCTGGTATAGGGCTCAAGAAGCAATTCGCATAGGAAATTGTCTTCAGGCATCAGTATTGTAGAGTTTGGTTTAATTTCCAATGTCAATAGCTTGGCTGATCTGGAGCATATTTTTTGAAATAGGCTGTTTCTGACTATTTCGATATCAGGATACTGTTTATAAAATGTTTTTTCACGTGCTCTTGAAAACTTGGAAAACCTTAAAGAATTGATATAAATTTTTTGGGGAGTGTATGAAATAAAACGGGTATCTACTCCAATTATTTTTAAGTATTTCAATACATCCTTTTTAGATGTTGAAAATTTCTCTTCTTCAGAAGCCAATCCTGAAATATCAAACATTAAATCCATATTATCTTCCCAAATATTGTTTTAAAGCATCTTCCATTACATCTATCGGAGGTTGCCTGCCAGTCCATATCCTAAAGCTTTCAGCTCCCTGGTAAAGTAACATCTTAATTCCATAAACCGGTTTGGCTCCGGCTTTAATGGCTTCCTTTAAAAGTAATGTTTCATGAGGATTGTAAACTGCATCAAAAACAACTAAATCATCATGCATATCTTCAGATGTGGCAACTGACCCCTCAACATTAGGATGCATGCCCAGAGGAGTTGTGTTGACCAGAATATCCGCATCATTTAAACAGCTGGAAATTTCAGAAATTGAATCTGCATTAACATCACTGATTAAACCGGATGCCAAAACATCACCCGCCAGCCTTTTAGACTTGTCCACATTCCTGTTCAGTATTGTTATTGAACCTGCCCCATATTTTGCAAGGTAAAAGGATATTGCTCTTGAAGCGCCTCCCGCACCTGCAACTACAATATTCTTACCTTTAACTGAACTGACCTCTTCAATAGCTTTTATAGCCCCTATTCCATCGGTATTGTAACCTTTTAGATTTTTAAAATCTATTGTGTTTACGGCACCTATCAATTCTGCAACTTCATCAAGTTCCTCCAAATACTGCATCACATCAATTTTATGAGGAATTGTTACATTGAAACCTTTGATATTTAATGATTGTGCACCGTTAATTGCTGATTTTAAATTTGAAGGATTGACATCAAAAGCAACATAAGCATAATCCATGTTCAATGCTTTAAATGCTGCATTATGCATCGGCGGTGAAAAGCTATGTTCCACAGGATGACCTATCAAACCTACGATATTTGTACTGCCTTTAATATTCATATAATTATAGTTGATTGATATAATACTAAAAACTTTTCAGTTTCCATAGGACATTACTTAAAAAATAAGTCTGAATTTTTCATATCCCCTTCAACAAAACCTCCGAAAAGTGTCGCCAACAAAAGATTATATAACATCTAAAAAACATATTTTAATTATAATAAATTTATTCATAGGAGAGCTAAAATGGAATTTACACGACCAAGAGGTACAAGAGATTTCTTATTTGATGAAATGAGACAGAGAAAAAAAGCTGAAGGTACCTTAAGAAACATATTCGAAAATTACGGTTATCAGGAAATCAAAACACCTTTATTTGAAGAATTGAAATTATTTACAACCAAATCCGGAGAAGAAATTGTAAATCAATTATACAATTTTAAAGACAAATCAGACAGAGATTTAACTTTAAGACCAGAGATTACTGCTCCGGTTGCAAGATTATATTTAAATGAGCTTGAAAAGACATCTGCAAAACCTATCAAGCTTTATTATTATGGAAGCTGCTTTAGATATGAAAGACCTCAAAAAGGAAGATTCAGACAATTCTGGCAATTCGGCTGTGAACTGATTGGAGCCAAAACTCCTCAGGGCGAAGCTGAAGTCATAGCACTTTGTACAGATGCAATCAACGCTTTGGGAATTACAACCGCCGACGTTAATGTAAACCATCTCGGAATCATAAGAGGCCTATTCAAGCACTTTGACATCACACAGGAAACCCAAAGGGAAATAATGGTCGTCATAGACAAAGGAGATAAAGATTTATTAATCGAATCCCTAAGCGGAGACAATCCTGTAATCGACAATTCCGAATTAAATCAAATACTTTTAAAGCTTATTGATTTAGTCGGAGACAAATCCATATTAAGTGATGTTGAAGAATTGATTGCACCATATGAAGAACCTAAAGAAGCTCTTGAAGAATTAAAAGAACTGATTACACTTCTAGAATCATTTAAAGTTGAAAACTATACCCTTAACCTCGGTGTTGCAAGAGGACTTGACTACTACACAGGAATCGTGTTTGAGATATATGTTCCGGAACTTGGAGCCCAAAAGCAAATCTGCGGAGGAGGATCATACAGCCTCGTTAAATTATTCGGAGGCCAGGAAGTAGAATCAACAGGATTTGCACTTGGTTTTGACAGGCTTATGAATGCAATTGAAGAGCTCACCGACAATGAAGAATTGCC from Methanobrevibacter sp. includes the following:
- a CDS encoding ATPase, whose translation is MDLMFDISGLASEEEKFSTSKKDVLKYLKIIGVDTRFISYTPQKIYINSLRFSKFSRAREKTFYKQYPDIEIVRNSLFQKICSRSAKLLTLEIKPNSTILMPEDNFLCELLLEPYTRKYGVKLVYEGDYDLKVNPLILDDKVNSIFEGIFNGEGLNLVNDENEIYPLANVSLEWINSFLEMDGQELIEKENDNDLANSFSEFLEDVAPQFRENVVSASEFIEIKLKNKN
- a CDS encoding replication factor C large subunit, coding for MLWTDKYRPQTLDEVVGNNKEKKIILDWVGNWKNGNPQKPLLLVGPPGIGKTTLALVIAKEFSEHIELNASDKRSQDAIKSTIGESSSSRSLFGDEYKLIIMDEVDGIHGTNDRGGVRAIGEIIKNSKHPMILMANDFYSKRLQSIKPKCTVIKMPKIRSPSIRKALKEIAEKEEIKANPKALDLIAKKSNGDMRSAINTLQALADKDIVLEPKDVENLRTKDDRSDIFNAITGVLKSKNPVHVREALRVDEDPTLVMEYIAENIPREYTNKNEIKKAYENIAKADLYFGRARSSRNYGYWRYASDFMGIGVSSSKKETYKKFSKIQTPTIFTLMGRNRGKRNLRDGIAEKMFEKMHISHAVAISMFPYLEIMFQNDELAWEISDFLELEENEIKRFRKKKIPKKVITKMEKQKAQMRVEERDKRFEELQNQMMAMPEEIVEETQEEALPFEIDGISEEHAVEEAPVEEEPKEEVIEEPKKEDKEEKSKKKTDKQVSLFSF
- a CDS encoding replication factor C small subunit, whose amino-acid sequence is MSGPWVEKYRPQKLEDIVGQKQIITRLEKYVGEGSMPNLMFTGPAGVGKTTTALALAKSILGEYWRNNFLELNASDARGIDTVRERIKGFCRLKPVGAPFRIIFLDEVDNMTKDAQHALRREMEMYTKTASFILSCNYSSKIIDPIQSRCAIFRFAPIKGEEIAERLKFICESEGFEYDEKGIETIVYFAEGDMRKSVNVLQAATSEGEVVSEESVYEVVSKAKPQEISNMINKALVGDFLAARTLLRETMVLQGTSGEDMVTQIYQEVSKRVVEGKMEPDFYIQLIESIADCDFRIREGANPRIQLEALLTKFI
- the hisS gene encoding histidine--tRNA ligase is translated as MEFTRPRGTRDFLFDEMRQRKKAEGTLRNIFENYGYQEIKTPLFEELKLFTTKSGEEIVNQLYNFKDKSDRDLTLRPEITAPVARLYLNELEKTSAKPIKLYYYGSCFRYERPQKGRFRQFWQFGCELIGAKTPQGEAEVIALCTDAINALGITTADVNVNHLGIIRGLFKHFDITQETQREIMVVIDKGDKDLLIESLSGDNPVIDNSELNQILLKLIDLVGDKSILSDVEELIAPYEEPKEALEELKELITLLESFKVENYTLNLGVARGLDYYTGIVFEIYVPELGAQKQICGGGSYSLVKLFGGQEVESTGFALGFDRLMNAIEELTDNEELPSHLDVYVAPISDSVRPKAYEITQELRKNDIKVDVDLNGKKFKKLMNYADKIKVPKMIIIGENDLKENKVTVKDMVSGEQELVDINDIVTCIKGE
- a CDS encoding shikimate dehydrogenase; protein product: MNIKGSTNIVGLIGHPVEHSFSPPMHNAAFKALNMDYAYVAFDVNPSNLKSAINGAQSLNIKGFNVTIPHKIDVMQYLEELDEVAELIGAVNTIDFKNLKGYNTDGIGAIKAIEEVSSVKGKNIVVAGAGGASRAISFYLAKYGAGSITILNRNVDKSKRLAGDVLASGLISDVNADSISEISSCLNDADILVNTTPLGMHPNVEGSVATSEDMHDDLVVFDAVYNPHETLLLKEAIKAGAKPVYGIKMLLYQGAESFRIWTGRQPPIDVMEDALKQYLGR